Proteins from a genomic interval of Vanacampus margaritifer isolate UIUO_Vmar chromosome 4, RoL_Vmar_1.0, whole genome shotgun sequence:
- the gpib gene encoding glucose-6-phosphate isomerase b isoform X2 encodes MFKIDSFSFSTVWHSSTEACHGDPTSGLSNMGLTQDPVFQRLQQWYTAHALSLNMRHMFDGDKERFHKFSLTLQTDDGDILLDYSKNLITEEVMKMLVELAKSRGIEAARETMFAGDKINFTEGRAVLHVALRNRSNTPIMVDGKDVMPDVNKVLDKMKNFCHRVRSGQWKGYTGKSITDVVNIGIGGSDLGPLMVTEALKPYSKDGPAVWFVSNIDGTHIAKTLAQLNAETTLFIIASKTFTTQETITNAESAKAWFLEHAKDKSAVAKHFVALSTNGPKVKDFGIDTENMFEFWDWVGGRFSLWSAIGMAIALHIGFDNFEKLLAGAHWMDNHFRTAPLDKNAPMLLALLGIWYINFFHTETHALLPYDQYMHRFAAYFQQGDMESNGKYVTKHGARVNYHTGPIVWGEPGTNGQHAFYQLIHQGTRMVPSDFLIPAQSQHPVRNNLHHKILVSNFLAQTEALMRGKTTEEARKELEASGLTGEALDKILPHKVFQGNRPTNSIIFKKLTPHTLGALIAMYEHKIFIQGLMWEINSFDQWGVELGKQLAKKIEPELQDAAEVHSHDASTNGLINFLKKNFA; translated from the exons atgttcaaaattgaCAGTTTTAGCTTCTCAACAGTATGGCATAGCTCAACAGAAGCCTGTCACGGAGAC CCCACCTCCGGACTCAGCAACATGGGACTCACGCAGGACCCCGTCTTCCAGCGGCTGCAGCAATGGTACACGGCTCACGCCTTGAGCCTCAACATGAGGCACATGTTTGACGGCGACAAGGAGAGGTTCCACAAATTCAG CCTCACACTGCAGACCGACGACGGCGACATCCTCCTGGACTACTCCAAGAACCTCATCACCGAAGAAGTCATGAAGATGCTGGTTGAGCTG GCCAAGTCGAGAGGCATTGAAGCGGCCAGGGAGACCATGTTCGCCGGAGACAAGATCAACTTCACTGAG GGTCGCGCTGTGCTTCATGTGGCTCTGCGAAACCGCTCCAACACTCCCATAATGGTGGACGGCAAAGATGTGATGCCGGATGTTAATAAGGTTCTGGACAAGATGAAGAACTTCTGTCAT aggGTTCGTAGCGGTCAGTGGAAGGGCTACACGGGAAAGAGCATTACAGATGTGGTTAATATCGGAATAGGGGGGTCGGATCTT GGACCCCTGATGGTGACGGAGGCCCTGAAACCGTATTCCAAGGACGGGCCCGCCGTGTGGTTTGTGTCCAACATCGACGGGACGCACATCGCCAAGACGCTGGCGCAGCTCAACGCCGAGACCACCCTCTTCATCATCGCCTCCAAG ACCTTCACCACTCAGGAAACCATCACCAACGCTGAGTCGGCCAAAGCGTGGTTCCTGGAGCACGCCAAAGAC AAAAGCGCAGTGGCCAAACACTTTGTCGCTCTTTCCACCAATGGC CCCAAAGTGAAGGACTTCGGCATCGACACGGAGAACATGTTTGAGTTCTGGGAC TGGGTTGGGGGACGTTTCTCCTTGTGGTCAGCGATTGGAATGGCCATCGCCTTGCACATTG GCTTTGACAACTTTGAGAAGCTCCTGGCAGGCGCGCACTGGATG GACAACCACTTCCGCACGGCTCCCCTGGATAAAAACGCTCCGATGCTGTTGGCCCTACTGGGCATCTGGTACATCAACTTCTTCCACACGGAGACCCACGCCCTGCTGCCCTACGACCAGTACATGCACCGCTTTGCCGCCTACTTCCAGCAG GGCGACATGGAGTCCAATGGCAAATACGTCACCAAACATGGCGCTCGAGTAAATTATCACACCGGACCCATCGTGTGGGGCGAGCCGGGCACCAACGGGCAGCACGCCTTCTACCAGCTGATCCATCAAG GAACGCGCATGGTCCCGTCCGACTTCCTCATCCCGGCACAGTCGCAGCACCCCGTCAGGAACAACCTGCACCACAAG ATCCTGGTGTCCAACTTCCTGGCCCAGACGGAGGCTCTCATGAGAGGGAAGACCACCGAGGAGGCCCGCAAGGAGCTGGAGGCCAGCGGGCTGACTGGGGAGGCTCTGGACAAGATTCTGCCGCACAAA GTGTTCCAAGGAAACCGGCCCACCAACTCCATCATCTTCAAGAAACTGACCCCTCACACACTTGGCGCTCTCATAG cTATGTATGAGCATAAGATCTTCATCCAGGGTTTGATGTGGGAGATTAACAGCTTTGACCAGTGGGG AGTGGAACTGGGCAAGCAGCTGGCAAAGAAAATCGAGCCCGAACTGCAGGACGCCGCCGAAGTGCACTCCCACGACGCGTCCACCAACGGACTCATCAACTTCCTCAAAAAGAACTTCGCCTGA
- the gpib gene encoding glucose-6-phosphate isomerase b isoform X1 translates to MHAPALNIVRVGGARVTPQKAFALTPSTPTQPTSGLSNMGLTQDPVFQRLQQWYTAHALSLNMRHMFDGDKERFHKFSLTLQTDDGDILLDYSKNLITEEVMKMLVELAKSRGIEAARETMFAGDKINFTEGRAVLHVALRNRSNTPIMVDGKDVMPDVNKVLDKMKNFCHRVRSGQWKGYTGKSITDVVNIGIGGSDLGPLMVTEALKPYSKDGPAVWFVSNIDGTHIAKTLAQLNAETTLFIIASKTFTTQETITNAESAKAWFLEHAKDKSAVAKHFVALSTNGPKVKDFGIDTENMFEFWDWVGGRFSLWSAIGMAIALHIGFDNFEKLLAGAHWMDNHFRTAPLDKNAPMLLALLGIWYINFFHTETHALLPYDQYMHRFAAYFQQGDMESNGKYVTKHGARVNYHTGPIVWGEPGTNGQHAFYQLIHQGTRMVPSDFLIPAQSQHPVRNNLHHKILVSNFLAQTEALMRGKTTEEARKELEASGLTGEALDKILPHKVFQGNRPTNSIIFKKLTPHTLGALIAMYEHKIFIQGLMWEINSFDQWGVELGKQLAKKIEPELQDAAEVHSHDASTNGLINFLKKNFA, encoded by the exons ATGCATGCACCAGCTCTGAATATAGTAAGAGTAGGAGGAGCCCGTGTGACCCCTCAAAAAGCTTTTGCGCTCACCCCCTCGACACCCACTCAGCCCACCTCCGGACTCAGCAACATGGGACTCACGCAGGACCCCGTCTTCCAGCGGCTGCAGCAATGGTACACGGCTCACGCCTTGAGCCTCAACATGAGGCACATGTTTGACGGCGACAAGGAGAGGTTCCACAAATTCAG CCTCACACTGCAGACCGACGACGGCGACATCCTCCTGGACTACTCCAAGAACCTCATCACCGAAGAAGTCATGAAGATGCTGGTTGAGCTG GCCAAGTCGAGAGGCATTGAAGCGGCCAGGGAGACCATGTTCGCCGGAGACAAGATCAACTTCACTGAG GGTCGCGCTGTGCTTCATGTGGCTCTGCGAAACCGCTCCAACACTCCCATAATGGTGGACGGCAAAGATGTGATGCCGGATGTTAATAAGGTTCTGGACAAGATGAAGAACTTCTGTCAT aggGTTCGTAGCGGTCAGTGGAAGGGCTACACGGGAAAGAGCATTACAGATGTGGTTAATATCGGAATAGGGGGGTCGGATCTT GGACCCCTGATGGTGACGGAGGCCCTGAAACCGTATTCCAAGGACGGGCCCGCCGTGTGGTTTGTGTCCAACATCGACGGGACGCACATCGCCAAGACGCTGGCGCAGCTCAACGCCGAGACCACCCTCTTCATCATCGCCTCCAAG ACCTTCACCACTCAGGAAACCATCACCAACGCTGAGTCGGCCAAAGCGTGGTTCCTGGAGCACGCCAAAGAC AAAAGCGCAGTGGCCAAACACTTTGTCGCTCTTTCCACCAATGGC CCCAAAGTGAAGGACTTCGGCATCGACACGGAGAACATGTTTGAGTTCTGGGAC TGGGTTGGGGGACGTTTCTCCTTGTGGTCAGCGATTGGAATGGCCATCGCCTTGCACATTG GCTTTGACAACTTTGAGAAGCTCCTGGCAGGCGCGCACTGGATG GACAACCACTTCCGCACGGCTCCCCTGGATAAAAACGCTCCGATGCTGTTGGCCCTACTGGGCATCTGGTACATCAACTTCTTCCACACGGAGACCCACGCCCTGCTGCCCTACGACCAGTACATGCACCGCTTTGCCGCCTACTTCCAGCAG GGCGACATGGAGTCCAATGGCAAATACGTCACCAAACATGGCGCTCGAGTAAATTATCACACCGGACCCATCGTGTGGGGCGAGCCGGGCACCAACGGGCAGCACGCCTTCTACCAGCTGATCCATCAAG GAACGCGCATGGTCCCGTCCGACTTCCTCATCCCGGCACAGTCGCAGCACCCCGTCAGGAACAACCTGCACCACAAG ATCCTGGTGTCCAACTTCCTGGCCCAGACGGAGGCTCTCATGAGAGGGAAGACCACCGAGGAGGCCCGCAAGGAGCTGGAGGCCAGCGGGCTGACTGGGGAGGCTCTGGACAAGATTCTGCCGCACAAA GTGTTCCAAGGAAACCGGCCCACCAACTCCATCATCTTCAAGAAACTGACCCCTCACACACTTGGCGCTCTCATAG cTATGTATGAGCATAAGATCTTCATCCAGGGTTTGATGTGGGAGATTAACAGCTTTGACCAGTGGGG AGTGGAACTGGGCAAGCAGCTGGCAAAGAAAATCGAGCCCGAACTGCAGGACGCCGCCGAAGTGCACTCCCACGACGCGTCCACCAACGGACTCATCAACTTCCTCAAAAAGAACTTCGCCTGA
- the gpib gene encoding glucose-6-phosphate isomerase b isoform X3 — MLGRSAGMKMLLPTSGLSNMGLTQDPVFQRLQQWYTAHALSLNMRHMFDGDKERFHKFSLTLQTDDGDILLDYSKNLITEEVMKMLVELAKSRGIEAARETMFAGDKINFTEGRAVLHVALRNRSNTPIMVDGKDVMPDVNKVLDKMKNFCHRVRSGQWKGYTGKSITDVVNIGIGGSDLGPLMVTEALKPYSKDGPAVWFVSNIDGTHIAKTLAQLNAETTLFIIASKTFTTQETITNAESAKAWFLEHAKDKSAVAKHFVALSTNGPKVKDFGIDTENMFEFWDWVGGRFSLWSAIGMAIALHIGFDNFEKLLAGAHWMDNHFRTAPLDKNAPMLLALLGIWYINFFHTETHALLPYDQYMHRFAAYFQQGDMESNGKYVTKHGARVNYHTGPIVWGEPGTNGQHAFYQLIHQGTRMVPSDFLIPAQSQHPVRNNLHHKILVSNFLAQTEALMRGKTTEEARKELEASGLTGEALDKILPHKVFQGNRPTNSIIFKKLTPHTLGALIAMYEHKIFIQGLMWEINSFDQWGVELGKQLAKKIEPELQDAAEVHSHDASTNGLINFLKKNFA, encoded by the exons CCCACCTCCGGACTCAGCAACATGGGACTCACGCAGGACCCCGTCTTCCAGCGGCTGCAGCAATGGTACACGGCTCACGCCTTGAGCCTCAACATGAGGCACATGTTTGACGGCGACAAGGAGAGGTTCCACAAATTCAG CCTCACACTGCAGACCGACGACGGCGACATCCTCCTGGACTACTCCAAGAACCTCATCACCGAAGAAGTCATGAAGATGCTGGTTGAGCTG GCCAAGTCGAGAGGCATTGAAGCGGCCAGGGAGACCATGTTCGCCGGAGACAAGATCAACTTCACTGAG GGTCGCGCTGTGCTTCATGTGGCTCTGCGAAACCGCTCCAACACTCCCATAATGGTGGACGGCAAAGATGTGATGCCGGATGTTAATAAGGTTCTGGACAAGATGAAGAACTTCTGTCAT aggGTTCGTAGCGGTCAGTGGAAGGGCTACACGGGAAAGAGCATTACAGATGTGGTTAATATCGGAATAGGGGGGTCGGATCTT GGACCCCTGATGGTGACGGAGGCCCTGAAACCGTATTCCAAGGACGGGCCCGCCGTGTGGTTTGTGTCCAACATCGACGGGACGCACATCGCCAAGACGCTGGCGCAGCTCAACGCCGAGACCACCCTCTTCATCATCGCCTCCAAG ACCTTCACCACTCAGGAAACCATCACCAACGCTGAGTCGGCCAAAGCGTGGTTCCTGGAGCACGCCAAAGAC AAAAGCGCAGTGGCCAAACACTTTGTCGCTCTTTCCACCAATGGC CCCAAAGTGAAGGACTTCGGCATCGACACGGAGAACATGTTTGAGTTCTGGGAC TGGGTTGGGGGACGTTTCTCCTTGTGGTCAGCGATTGGAATGGCCATCGCCTTGCACATTG GCTTTGACAACTTTGAGAAGCTCCTGGCAGGCGCGCACTGGATG GACAACCACTTCCGCACGGCTCCCCTGGATAAAAACGCTCCGATGCTGTTGGCCCTACTGGGCATCTGGTACATCAACTTCTTCCACACGGAGACCCACGCCCTGCTGCCCTACGACCAGTACATGCACCGCTTTGCCGCCTACTTCCAGCAG GGCGACATGGAGTCCAATGGCAAATACGTCACCAAACATGGCGCTCGAGTAAATTATCACACCGGACCCATCGTGTGGGGCGAGCCGGGCACCAACGGGCAGCACGCCTTCTACCAGCTGATCCATCAAG GAACGCGCATGGTCCCGTCCGACTTCCTCATCCCGGCACAGTCGCAGCACCCCGTCAGGAACAACCTGCACCACAAG ATCCTGGTGTCCAACTTCCTGGCCCAGACGGAGGCTCTCATGAGAGGGAAGACCACCGAGGAGGCCCGCAAGGAGCTGGAGGCCAGCGGGCTGACTGGGGAGGCTCTGGACAAGATTCTGCCGCACAAA GTGTTCCAAGGAAACCGGCCCACCAACTCCATCATCTTCAAGAAACTGACCCCTCACACACTTGGCGCTCTCATAG cTATGTATGAGCATAAGATCTTCATCCAGGGTTTGATGTGGGAGATTAACAGCTTTGACCAGTGGGG AGTGGAACTGGGCAAGCAGCTGGCAAAGAAAATCGAGCCCGAACTGCAGGACGCCGCCGAAGTGCACTCCCACGACGCGTCCACCAACGGACTCATCAACTTCCTCAAAAAGAACTTCGCCTGA